The Palaemon carinicauda isolate YSFRI2023 chromosome 20, ASM3689809v2, whole genome shotgun sequence DNA segment TGGTCTCTAGGAGTGAAAGGTGGGCAACAATATTTTCTACAAGCATTGGCTGGATTGTCTTGTCTCCATGTTTTTCATCCAGGATAGGAAAGCTTCCCACATTTCCTCCCTGGATTCGACGCTTCCACAGTGATATTTTCTTCTTGGAGGCTTCTACCTTCTCTGTACAATCAATGTTATTAGCAAACATGCCTTGCATGGACAAGTTGAGATCATTCAGATGACCGAAAATGTCTGCCAGGTAGGAGAGGGAGAGAATGTAAATTTCGTCCTCAAAATTTTCAGCAAAATCACTCTGATACTCTCGGAGAAATATTGCAATCTCATCAGCGAGCTCTGCAATACGTGCCAGCATTTTTCCGCGGGAGAGCCATCGCACTTCAGTGTGGAAGAGAAGCACCTGATGTTCACTTCCCATCTCCTCACAAAATAACTTGAACACTCTGTGGTTTAAAGCACGTCCCCGGATGTAATTGACAACTTTAACACAGACGGACAGAACTTCTTTGAAATGAGATGGCAATGTCTTTACCACCAAAGCATGGCGATGGAGTACACAGTGCTTCGTAATGATATCTGGTACCCTCTCCTTCACTAGAGCAGCAAAGCCAGACTTATTCCCCAGCATGGCTGGGGCACCATCTGTGCAGACTGATCCTACCTTCTCCCACTTGATCTGATGCTTCTGAAAGAATTCGTCCAAGAGTCGGAATACATCTGCTGCTTTAGTCGTTGTCTGCAAAGCCAAACAGAAGAGGAATTCATCTTTAATCTCACCATCTTTGATGTAATGGGTATACACAATCAGTTGACTTTGGTTGGAAACATCAGTTGCTTCATCCAACTGCAGACTAATGCGGGTAGGACTTGCTTGAATCTCCTCTACAATTTGGTCCAAAATGTCACAACTCATATCTTCAACTCTTCCTCCAATGACTTTATTGGACAAAAGCACATCCTTCATCTTCTTGGCTGCCTCTGTTCCCAAAATTAACTCAACCATCCGAATGGTGCATGGCTTAATCCAATTTTCTGGAGCCGAATGCGAAGCCTTGGCCCTAATGCACTGGTATGCCACTTCATATGAAGCTTGTAGAAGGGGTTTTTGCACTGGCTTGAATCCAAGTTGGGGTAGTGTACCTTTCTTTTCATATCTAGCCCTCTTCGCCTGCAAGGCCTCGAGAGACTGTTCATGTTCTGTGGTTGGATGCTTCAACTGGTGGTCTCGGAGTCTAGCAGGCTTCAAATTTGAGTTGCAAATGATAAAATGGCAAGTCATACACTGTGCCCGGTCTGGTCCTCCCTTATCGTCCAGGAATGCAGTGAAACCATATTTGACATATTCATCACTCCATTTGCGTGTCTTCGGCATGGCAGATTCACATAAACCTGCAAATGAATGAAGAGAAGGATTCTAGCAAAAAAGCAACAATGAAACTTTTATAAATGacattaagaaataaagaaacagactcAGATTATCATCAAAACATAATGCTATTAACAGTTAGCCTCTCCACTACTACTGCCCTCCCAACggtaatctaattaaaaaaaaatagagcatAGCTTCCCCATCTTTCTATAATTATATCGATTTCACTATGGGTGGCGGGTTTGGGAGGGGTATAGTATTAGATGGGGTTGCGGGAGGAGAAATAAGAAGATATGGGAGAAAGGAAAGCAgagtacaaaatatatatttgacaagAAGAAAGCAGCaagtttctatgaaaaaaaaaatgttggaaataGGGTTTAGGGTTGCCATATGTCCTGATTTTCTCAGACATGTCCTGGATTTAGGTGTCAAAATCATGGCCCGAGGGGACCACACATATAGTAGTAGCTCTTACAAACTGCATTTTTTTACCACtctggaaggtggggggggggggtgttcaagaGGGAACCGTCCGGTATTTTGTCTGTTCAGATATGGCAACTCTAAAAGAGACTGCTTATTGGCCTAAACTAGTGAAAGGAAATCTGATTACTCAATTTTAAGGTATTTTTAGCTAAAGTTGAAACCCTGCATGTGGTGTGTATGTTCCAAATGTGTGTATACATGGAAAACTTGTAAagaataaacgtgtgtgtgtgtgtacctacatACTGATGGCtaaattctcttattattattattcaattcttgCACACTTATACTTCTTACTTTTGACCAGAAACTATCACGGAAAAGGTCGACAATTAATTTCAGATAAAGAATCAACATAAAACAACCAGATAACTGTAATATATCTAATTCAAGAAAAATACTAAGCGAAATGACAACATGCACACTGATTCAAAACATAGCCTACCCAAGCGCTACGAAGCCACTCGCCTTCGATACCAGGGTTCCAAGATTTTAGTCTTTCAATACTTTAGTATTGAAAAACGTCATCACTTCTTTTACAGATAATTATATGAAGCgacacattggagagagagagagagagagagagagagagagagagagagagagagagagagagagagagagagagagagagagagagagtatactttccAATGGACTTACCAGTATTACTGGAAATAAAAGATAGTCTTAGATATGGCGACAAAACTCAAATATGTAGGAGCTGTACTGCTCTGTTACACtgctactgaacaactacagtgctacTCTCTGGCTGTTACTAGTCCCACAGTCTCGCCGCTCTCATATCAGATACAAACAAGTACCGAACGTGTACTGCAGAACTGGTCACGCCTTGCTAGGAAGTGATATTTTAACGTCGTGTGTGTATCGCTTCCCAGCACCCCCAATAATTGATTTCAGTACCCCCAGGGGGTGCTAGCACCCCAGGTTGGGAAACGCTgcactagagagtcatggggtcctttgaaaggccagacagtactacattggatccttctctctggttgcaggTCACTTCCCCTTTACCTACACACTCCGAATagcctggcctgttctttacagattctcctctgttctcatacacctaacaacactgagattacccaaatattcttcacccaaggggttaactactgaactgtaatttttcagtggctactttcctcttggtaagggtagaaaagaatctttagctatggtaagcagctcttctaggtaaaGGGCATTCCAAaacagaccattgttctctagtcttaggtagtgccatagcctctgtaccatggtcttccactgtctcttcgattagagttctcttgcttgagggtacgctcgggcacactattctatctaatttctcctcttctgttgttaaagtttttacagcttatataggaactatttattttaatgccgttacggttcttagaatattttatttttccttgtttccattcctcaatgggctattttcccgatTGGAAcccctgatcttatagcatcctgcttttccaactaggattttagcttagcaagtaataataataataataataataataataataataataataataatgttattcctatcattactttTCCCATTGCTttatgaattgtaactagcttatttctGTAAGTTAATGTTTCATGAtagaattttgtttaccaaaagctccccatcctaaccttaTCTTCTTTAAATCTGGTGTTGTGTGCtgaggaaacacttattgtctgtcctaagtgcgtatattcattaagaatctctacATGTTCGCCCATAACACttatttttgtctttatattttcattgaaatttatgTTAGgattaatcatatttattttaggtccagaatttttgtttttgttttctgttcaaatcttctatcatattttgcaatttcttttatgattcattaaacagatctatgttatctgcaaatcttaatgtGCTCAGCTATTCCACTTTAGTTTCAAAATTTTAACAATCTTTTTTTTctaacttcttctaggcatgctatgaatatatgtgtgtgtgcgtgcgcgcacgcgtgtgtatgtgtgtgtttatgtgtgattACATgacgtataatatatactgtacacatatttcCGAAGAGTAATTTACAAAAGGGCAAatactattcacaaacaaacaaataaagtcTGCAGTACTAGTATAATACAATGTTTCTTCGATCCTTACCTTTCCTTCAAACGTCGGCAACTGGAGAGGCAGGGATTTCGAGACGTAAAATCTGTCATCGTTAGTAGAAGTCTGATAGGCGATCTTTATGAGGTGGTGATCTCTATGTCGGATCCAGGATACCTGAAGTGGAAAGAAAGGGGATCTTGACATGCAAGGTGCTTGGTTTAAAGCAGCTGAGTTAGAAATCGATAATTTCTTcttctataaaatatataattaaaattatattgtcCCATTGACGCTTATGCCcttataaaggtaatttttttttcggaGAAAGCTAAATGTGCTCTGTATTTGGCCTTCCCGttaacaagcttttttttttttctttttttttgatcaGTAGGTGAAAAAGATAGTAAATAAATGTTTTTTGGTTTGTTGTAATACATTGGGATAAGATCAAGCTTTGTAGTAACCTGAAAGAATACATATCTGGACTGCTAAAACTTAAGAGAAATGCATATTCATattgaaattttaaacaaaacaaataatatttttgtaGAATTATCATCCATATGATGCAACCTCTTTCCAATAAGTATATTAGTAAGTAGTGTGCAAATATTTTGGAGTGAAATATCAGATTTTCCGACTTTATGATGACGTTTTTCATTATTACTActttaattaataaagaaaaggaaaatcaaaGATATAATTGTAAAGCCgattaa contains these protein-coding regions:
- the LOC137659772 gene encoding protein FAM200C-like, with the protein product MSAETRISAGGTHHTQPPEVISAIGTLKFVSNDSEIKRKGKNDCREYLDSRADMTEKAMNSGSRYGIRIAHKIINEISMGTKKKRHKRDRYVITNEDEEMQSWMEQFSEVMKRRYDGNNLIDIREAQGDLDVPLNEFLVFEIEAILIKLKRWKAPRYNGIITEVILAENDVTPKTLIRLVCRIWREEAKPDEWEIGVLVKMVSWIRHRDHHLIKIAYQTSTNDDRFYVSKSLPLQLPTFEGKTKISVMGEHVEILNEYTHLGQTISVSSAHNTRFKEDKVRMGSFCNTGLCESAMPKTRKWSDEYVKYGFTAFLDDKGGPDRAQCMTCHFIICNSNLKPARLRDHQLKHPTTEHEQSLEALQAKRARYEKKGTLPQLGFKPVQKPLLQASYEVAYQCIRAKASHSAPENWIKPCTIRMVELILGTEAAKKMKDVLLSNKVIGGRVEDMSCDILDQIVEEIQASPTRISLQLDEATDVSNQSQLIVYTHYIKDGEIKDEFLFCLALQTTTKAADVFRLLDEFFQKHQIKWEKVGSVCTDGAPAMLGNKSGFAALVKERVPDIITKHCVLHRHALVVKTLPSHFKEVLSVCVKVVNYIRGRALNHRVFKLFCEEMGSEHQVLLFHTEVRWLSRGKMLARIAELADEIAIFLREYQSDFAENFEDEIYILSLSYLADIFGHLNDLNLSMQGMFANNIDCTEKVEASKKKISLWKRRIQGGNVGSFPILDEKHGDKTIQPMLVENIVAHLSLLETTMAQYFPMDHSFPEWIQQPFLADMDDDDNLKEELIDLQVNQGCQTKFRTLPLSGFWCDQLVAYPGLAKAALEMIIPFPTTYLCEKAFSTMLQIKTTARNRLQIGLLHDMRVALANTKPRIEKLVAYKQQQKSH